From Verrucomicrobiota bacterium:
ACGGAAAAAACGCCGTTTTATCCTCGGTCCCCCTATGGCGTAGCGAAGCTCTATGGGTTTTGGATCATCGTGAATTATCGGGAGTCGTATGGGATCCACGCTTCCAATGGAATTCTTTTTAACCACGAGTCACCTCGGCGGGGGGAGACTTTCGTCACGCGCAAGATTACTAGGGCCGCCGCCCGCATTGCTCATGGGCTTCAAGAGACCCTACGACTCGGAAACCTCGATGCGAAGAGGGACTGGGGCTACGCACCAGAGTATGTCGAGGGGATGTGGCGAATCCTTCAACAGGATGAGCCGGATGATTTCGTCCTTGCGACAAATGAGACACATACGGTCCGCGAATTTGTTGAGGAGTCGTTCTCCGAATTGGGCATCGCCATTGAGTGGAAAGGCACCGGAGCCGAAGAAGTTGGATACGATCAGCAATCCGGAGAGAAAAGGGTCTCAATTGATCCCGCCTATTTTCGTCCGGCTGAGGTCGACCTACTGATTGGAGACCCTGCGAAAGCAAGGGAAAAGCTCGGGTGGGAACCAACGACCAAGTTTGCTGAACTCGCTCGCATGATGGCTCGAGCCGATTTTGAAAAGGTGGCCAAAAGGGGTTACTGATCGGCATGGTGAATCGGGACTCAAAGATTTTTGTAGCTGGCCATCGTGGGATGGTCGGTAGTGCCGTTCTGAGGAGGCTCAAAGCGGAAGGATTTTCGAATATCCGGACCGCAACCCGCGGAGAGCTCGACCTTTGTCGGCAGAGTGAGACCGAGGATTTTCTTCAGGAGATTCGGCCCGAGTTGGTCATTAATGCGGCCGCAAGAGTCGGAGGCATTCATGCAAACGACACCTACCCAGCCGAGTTTCTCCAAGAGAACCTCGCGATGGGTTTAAACCTGGTGCATGGATCCTACAGTGCAGGAGTCGGGCGACTATTGAATCTTGGAAGCACTTGCATCTACCCGCGAGAGGCTCCCCAGCCGATGCAGGAGGAGGCTCTGCTGACTTCACCTCTGGAGAAAACAAATGAGGGTTACGCGCTGGCAAAGATCGCGGTTCTTAAGCTTTGCGAGTTTTATCGGAAGCAATACGGAGTCCTTTTCCATTCGGCCATGCCGACTAACCTCTACGGACCCGGTGACAACTATCACCCGAAAAACTCCCATGTGCTCCCGGGTTTGATCCGCCGTTTCCATGAAGCGAAGGAAGCAGGAGACTCATCGGTAACGGTCTGGGGAACAGGAAAGCCGCTTCGCGAGCTTCTTCATGTCGACGATCTAGCTTCAGCGGTTCTGCACCTGATCTCCTTGGAGAATCCACCCAACTGGGTGAATGTCGGAACGGGCGTGGACTGCTCGATCCGGGAACTCGCCGAAAAGGTGGCCGCGGTGGTAGGCTTCGGAGGAGAGCTGCGTTTCGATCCATCCAAGCCAGATGGCACGCCGAGGAAGTTGACAGATATTACTCGAATCCGGGAAACGGGATGGGCTCCAGAAATTTCTCTGGATGAAGGGATCGCTTCTACCTACGCCTTGTTTCTCGAAGGACTTGAGGCCAAGACCATCCGCCTGTGAGGTTTGGTCTGGATCGGTGCGATAGCGAACTTTTAACCTTCAACTTCCAACGTTAAACCCAGAATAATGTCCCTTTCAAATTTGGACGTTTAGCGTTCAAAGTTGAATGTTCGCTATCCCTTTTCTTCAGAACTTATCTCGCCGCAGGAAGTTTGCCGGACTGAGGATCGGGATACCTCGAAACTCTTTTAGCGGTTGGAGGTGCTCTTTGTCTCCGCTCAAGAGCACGTCTGCCTTGGCAGCGAGCGCGCATTCGAGAACCATTTCATCGAAAGGATCTGGAGTGGCTCCCGTGGCACGCTCGACCGGAAAAACCATGGGAGCACTCGCTCGCAACAAATCGACCCACGGTATGGGTTCCCTTTCCGGGTATTGTAAACAAAGCTCTTCGTAGGTTTCTTCATACTCAGCAAGCAAGTGTGGAGTAATTGCACACTCAATCTGCCGTTCTGCCCACAATTGCAGACAGTTAAGGGGTGCTCCCCGCCAGAAGCAGGCACTGACGACCACATTGGTGTCGAACACCACACGCATCACTACGATGCACGACTTCGCACCCGCTGGATCGCCCGGTCGACGGCATCCTGATCTTCCTCTGAAATCTCCGACGACTTTTGCGCCTTTCGAAGCAGGCGCCGGACGGTAGTAGGATCGAGTGGTTCCGGTTTACGCAAGACCACAAATCCAGAGGCTAAGCCAACCTCCAGCTCATCACCTTCGGAAATGTTCGCTTCTTCCCGCAACGCCTTTGGAAGCACGATTTGTCCTTTACTCGAAACCTTTGTGACCATTAGGTAAGATATATCTTACTTCCTGATTTCAGTCAATTCGATAGTGATCGTTTAGGATTCAAAGTTAAACGTTCGCCATCTTTCAGGGACCGATGGGCGCCCTCTCTCCTGAGGCTAATTCGCTCGAACGATCACCAATTCGGCTCTCCGATCGAGTGCGCGTCCGTCTGCTCCTGCGTCGGGAACAGCTTCCAGATCACCCTTGGAAAGGATTTCGATGCGAGTCGGTTCAATTCCTAGGCTCACGAGGTAGTCTTTGACACTGGTGGCCCGCCGATCACCGAGTGCCAGGTTGTATTCCGTGGTGCCTTTCCAATCACAGTATCCCTCGATCAGGAGATAATCTCCAGGTGCTGCCCGCATAGAATCGGCAACTCCATCGAGAGCAGAACGGTCCACCGGGCGGACGAAGCTCTGGTCAAAGTCAAAATAGATCGTAGGGAAAACCCCTCGCACCTGATTGCCGTTCAGGATATCAAAATTGGGATCTCTTTCGACTAAACCCTCATTGAAAAGATCTTCATTGTATCCTCCTGGATCGACTAGTGGAAAAGGGTTTTCATTTGGAACGAAGTCGTCTTCGGGGCGAGTAGGGGACCCGACAACGGTGGCGCTTGGATCCATCTCGGGCTTCGGGGAGCAGGCGGAAAGCAAGATGAGGAGCGAAACTCCCCACAAAAGTCGATGATCAAAACGCATAGCGAAGATGGTTGGAGAAAAATTCCACAGCGTAAAGCTTTTCTGCTCAATGAGAGTGCATTTTTCGCAAGGCAGATTTCAACGATCGGCTTATTGGTGCGTCGTCCATCGCTTCATCTCTGACTTGAACCTCCCCTCCCGAATTGAACGCCTGATCTCCCCCGCCATCCATGACATAAAGGCAATGTTGTGGATAGCGAGGAGTTGTCCGCCCAGGGATTCACCGGCTTTGAGCAAATGATGGATGTAGGCCCGGGAGAAATTGCGTGAGGCAGAGGGAGGGAGCCGTTCGTCGAGTGGTCTTAAATCCTCCCGGAATCGGGAGTTCTTGAGATTCAGGTGTTCGCGGCCCTCATTCTCCCAGGGGACGCATAGGGCTCCTCCATGACGAGCGAGACGGGTGGGGTGGACGCAGTCGAAGGTGTCGATCCCGAGGGCGGCTCCTTCCCAAAGATCGGTCAGCCCTCCAATGCCCAGCAGGTGGGTTGGCCGATCGTCTCGAAGATGCTTTCGCGCCCAGCCTGCCACTTCGACCATTTGGCTTTTGTCTGATCCGAGAGAGCCACCGATCGCCTGGCCAAAAAATGGTTGATGGGCAACGAATTCTGCACTTTCCCGGCGGAGGTCTTCATACACGCCGCCCTGAACAATTCCGTAGAGCGCCTGTGTTTCATCGTTATTTCGGTCAAATTCCGCACGACTGCGGACAGCCCAGCGGTGGCTCATTTCCATTGAGCGAGAAGTGTACTCCCGATCGACGTGAAATGGGGTGCATTCGTCGAGAACGAGAATGAAATCGGCTCCCAGTTGTCTCTGTGTTTGAATGGAACTTTCGGGAGTGAGCAAAATCTCCCTCCCGTCCACGTAGGAACGAAAACGGGCCCCTTCTTCAGAAATTTTTACCCCAGGACCTTCAGCACCGATTTTTCGACGCCCTTTGATTTCATCGGCGATCCATCCGTGCCCAATGCTGAAGATCTGGAAACCTCCCGAATCCGTGAGCATGGGACCGTTCCATCCTGTCATCTGGTGAAGACCCCCGTGGCGAGCGACCAGTTCGGGTCCGGGCTGGAGGAGGAGATGATAAGTGTTTGATAAAATGATGTCGGCCCCTGCCTCGCGAACCTGATCGATGGGAACCCCTTTGATGGCTGCTTTGGTCGCACAGAAGATAAAGTTAGGTGTTTCGATCGCGCCGTGTGGGGTCACCAGTTGGCCTACCCTTGCAGCCGTGGTTCTGTCGTTAGAAACGATCTTAAACGAAAAACGGTCCATTTCCCCATCAGGGTAAGGGGAGACAACATGGAGGGAAAAGTCTTCATCTGAAAAAATGACCGAGCGGGAAGGATCCTTAGTGACCATCCCAAAAGATCCCAGAGGGTCGGTTTCGGTGCATCCAACCTTTACGGTGTTCGCTTGACTGCCCGTCTGAAAGCTCCAAACTCTCGCGCTTTTCGCCAAAACCTGCGACCCGTGAATTCCTTAAAAGAGACGCTAAACCTGCCCCAGACCGACTTTCCTATGAGAGCGGGTTTGGTTCAGCGCGAGCCGGAGCGGGTCACTCATTGGCAAAAGGTCGATCTCTATGGGTCGATGCAGAAAAAAAACGCCGACGCACTCGACGAGTTTTTGCTTCATGACGGTCCGCCATTCACCAATGGCGATGTTCACATAGGAACGGCTTTAAACAAGGTCCTGAAGGACGGAATTGTTCGATTTCAATCCATGAAGGGCAGGCGGGCCCCCTACATTCCTGGATGGGACTGCCACGGTCTGCCAATCGAACACAAAGTGGCCCGCTCTATGAAGGAGGCTGGGCGCGAGCTGGGTCCTACCGAAATGCGGGAGGCTTGCGCAGAGTTTAGCCGGGAATTCATCGAAAAACAGAGGGGACAGTTTATCCGGCTCGGTGTTCAGGCGGATTGGGCAAACGAGTACCGCACGATGAATCCGGTTTACGAGGCAGGTATCCTGAGGACTTTTTCCGAATTTGTTCGGAAGGATTTGGTCTACAGAAGCAAAAAACCTGTCTACTGGTCGATTCCTTGCCGAACTGCTCTCGCGGAGGCAGAGATCGAATATAAGGATCATGTAAGTCCCGCGATCTACGTCTCTTTTCCGATCACTGACAGTGAATCCGTAGTCATCTGGACCACTACGCCGTGGACTCTTCCGGCAAACCTAGCGATTGCCGTGCATCCTCGTCTCTCCTACGCCCGGGTCCGAGTGGGCGAGAAGAGTTTCTGGATAGCGGAATCGCTGGTAAGTGAAGTGGCGAATGCCTGCGGATGGAAGGACTACTCAGTGGAGGAATCCGTTGAGGGGGCAAAGCTCGCGGGCCGCGAAGCTCGCCATCCGTTCATTGACCGTCCATCGCCGATGGTTTCGGCAGAGTATGTGACAGCCACTACCGGCACGGGCTGTGTGCACCTCGCCCCGGGACATGGAATCGACGACTATGTCGTTGGTCTGCAAAATAGCCTCGAGGTCTACTCACCGTTGGACGATAGCGGAAGGTATTTGGATGATGGAAGAGTCCCTCTGGAGCTTGTCGGGAAATCCGTTTTGGAACGGAATGGCCGGTCAGAGGCGAATGACGGCGTGCTGAAGATTCTCTCCGAAAAAAAGGTTCTCCTTGCAAACGAGCCGCACGAGCATTCCTACCCCCACTGTTGGCGATCGAAGACTCCAGTGGTGTTCCGGGCGATGGACCAATGGTTTGTCGCTCTGGATCGGGATGGACTTCGGTCAAAGGCTCTTGATGCTATTGGAAGTGTCCAATGGGAACCCGCGTGGGGAGAAAATCGGATCCGCGGAGCGGTCGAGTCCCGGCCCGACTGGTGTATCAGCAGGCAGCGCACCTGGGGAGTTCCAATTCCTGCCTTCTTCGATGACCAGGGAACTCCTTTTATTGACGCAGAGGTCATTGGGAGCATCGCAAAGCGGGTAGAATCCGAAGGTTGCAATTTTTGGTTCGAAGAGAGTGCTGAGGAAATCCTTGCGTCGATGGATCTTCCGGAAGGCTGGGATCCTGCCGACCTACGACCCGGTCGCGACACTCTCGACGTGTGGATCGATTCCGGTTGCAGCCATCGGGCGGTGCTCAAGGAAAGGAATATGTCTTGGCCTGCTGATCTTTACATTGAAGGAAGCGATCAACATCGTGGCTGGTTCCAGTCCTCGCTCTGGACAAGCATGATTGCAGATGGGTCTCCCCCATACCGGAAAATCCTTACGCATGGCTTTGTGGTTGGACAGGATGGACGCAAAATCTCGAAAAGTGATGGCAAGCCCCAGACGGCGGACAGTTTTGTCAATGAATTCGGTGCGGACATCGTTCGCTTGTGGATCAGCAGTGAAGATTACCGAAACGATATTCCTGTGTCTGGGGAGATCTTGAAAAACGTCTCCCAAACCTACCGAAACATTCGGAACACTCTTCGATTCCAAATTGGAAACCTCTTTGACTTCAACCCAGAGCTAGACTGGGTGGGTGAAGAGTCATTGGACCCGTTGGACCGATGGGCACTGGCGAGACTTTCTGCTTTGGTCCAGACCGTAGAGAGAGCGTACGAGGAGTTTGCCTTTCACCGTGTGTATCAGGAGATCAGCCGCTTCTGCGCCCAGACTTTATCAGCGACTTACCACGATATTCTCAAGGATCGGCTCTACACTTTGGCTCCCTCGAATCCATTGCGAAGGTCGTCTCAGACCGTATTGTTCAGGATTTGCGATGCGCTTTGTCGTATTTTAAACCCAGTTCTTTCCTTCACCGCGGATGAGGCCTATTCTTTCCTGCATGACCGGTCGGAGTATGGTGGAGATCCGGTGCAGCTTGCGGGTTGGCCAGAGATTTCCCTTGCTCGAGAAAGCGATTCCTCTGCAGCGGATGTGGAGAAAGTTCTCCGTTTCAAGTCAACGTATGTAAACGACGCTTTGGAGGAAAAGCGTAAGGCGAAAGAGATCGCCTCAAGCTTGGATGCCAAAGTAGTTATTTCGGGAGACGAAAATTCGGAGGATTTTCGTCTTCTTCGAGAGTTCGAGAAATTTCTTCCGGAGCTGTTTATTGTTTCTGCCGTGGAATTGTTGCCGAACGAAGGCGTGCTATCGGTGGAGGCGTCCCATGCCGATGGGGTCAAGTGTCCACGAACCTGGAGGTGGGTTCCCCGTTTGGTGGCTACCGAACAGTGGGGAGAGGTATCCGAGCGTTGTGCGGAAGCATTGGAAGAAATTCTCCGCGAAAATCCATCCACAGTTTGAACAATACGCCGTTTTGATTTGCTGAAATCCCTTTGATCCATGCCTACGAAAAAGAAAACTGTTACGAAGAAAGTCTCTGCAAAGAAGGTAGCGAAGAAAGTTGCGAAAAAGGCAGCTGCGAAAAGGGCTACCAAATCGACTAAAAAGACGGTCGCTAAAAGAGGCGTGACGAAGAAAGCCGTCTCGAAGAAAACTGTGCCGAAGAAGAGTGTCGGTAAGAAATCTGCCACGAAGAAGATCGCAGTGAAAAGTGCGAAGAAGAAGGCTGTTGCTAGAAAAAAGGTAGCCAAGGAGAAAGAAAAGGCAGAGGAATCGGAATCGACAGTAGGAGTCGAAGAGGTTACCCGTCGGGTGACAGAGGCCCTGAAACGCCGGGGTCCGAAGACGGGTGAGGAGGAGGCTCGAAAAGGTCAGCCGGTGGTTTTCAATTTGGAGGATCTCAGGAGCTATCTCAAGAACCGTAAGTCCGCTCCTCCCGACGTGGACGAGAAACCCAAGAAGAAAGCTGCCGAGAAACCGGTAAAGGCAGCTGTGAAGGAGGTGCAGTCTCCGACCCGGGCCAAACAGTCCTTTGGAGCTGCTTCTGTGGCAGACCTTTTAGGATTCGATCCTATGGCGACGACGAGTGCTCCGGAGCCAAGTCAGAGCTCTGAGGAGGGTGTTCCCAAAAAATTCATTTCTTACTTCCGGGCTCTCGTAAAGTTGCATGACGAAGTCGCAGAAGGCTTGAATCGTCATTCTGAAGAGACCCTAAACCGCTCAAATAAAGAGGACTCCGGTGACCTCTCCAGTTACGGACAGCACATGGCGGATGCCGGAACTGATAGTTTTGACCGGGATTTTGCTCTCAGTATGGTGTCGAGTGAGCAGGAGGCCCTCTACGAAATTGACGAAGCAATCCGCCGTATTCGGGAGGGCGCTTATGGGGTCTGCGAGATTACGGGTAAAGCCATCAGTCGTGACCGGTTGAAGGCGGTCCCGTTCACCCGCTACTCTGTAGAAGGACAGATTGAGGTCGAAAGAGGGCGTGTCCGAAAGGTTCAAAAAGCCGGAATTCAAGGATTTGACGGGGAAGACTCGCCTGTTGTAGCCGATGACGACGACGAATAACGGCTTTGAACCAGTTGCATTGTGAGTCGGATCAGTAGCACGGAGTTCTGGTCGGATTTGGCGATTCGACTCGGGATTTGTCGAAGACTCTCCGGCGCTGCTATCGATGTTGGCTAACCTGCGAGCCTACCGCCTGTTTTGGGTTCTGGCTGGTGCGGTGCTGGTGTTTGACCAGGCGACCAAAGCTTGGATCGATGCCATCCTGCCTTTCCCGACTTATTTCCCGAATGGAGGGCCGGGAGGGGAGTCCCCCATCGTAATTATCCCCGGTTTTTTCCAGTTGGTCCACATTGGGAACGAGGGGGCTGCTTGGGGGCTCTTGAGTGGTTATCGGTCTGTCTTGATCCTTGTGGCTATCGGAGCTCTGGTGGCTATTTACTGTTTTCGACGATCACTAGAGCTCACCCTTCCGGTCATGCAGGTCGCTTTCGGGCTGATCGTTGGAGGTATTG
This genomic window contains:
- the gmd gene encoding GDP-mannose 4,6-dehydratase — protein: MAKKKALLTGITGQDGSYLAELLLEKGYEVHGMIRRSSSFNTGRIDHLFNDPEINGKSLFLHHGDLTDSSNLNRLLEKVQPDEIYNLGAQSHVKVSFEVPEYTAEVDAIGTLRFLDGIKETGLKTRFYQASTSELYGKVQGVPQTEKTPFYPRSPYGVAKLYGFWIIVNYRESYGIHASNGILFNHESPRRGETFVTRKITRAAARIAHGLQETLRLGNLDAKRDWGYAPEYVEGMWRILQQDEPDDFVLATNETHTVREFVEESFSELGIAIEWKGTGAEEVGYDQQSGEKRVSIDPAYFRPAEVDLLIGDPAKAREKLGWEPTTKFAELARMMARADFEKVAKRGY
- a CDS encoding GDP-L-fucose synthase translates to MVNRDSKIFVAGHRGMVGSAVLRRLKAEGFSNIRTATRGELDLCRQSETEDFLQEIRPELVINAAARVGGIHANDTYPAEFLQENLAMGLNLVHGSYSAGVGRLLNLGSTCIYPREAPQPMQEEALLTSPLEKTNEGYALAKIAVLKLCEFYRKQYGVLFHSAMPTNLYGPGDNYHPKNSHVLPGLIRRFHEAKEAGDSSVTVWGTGKPLRELLHVDDLASAVLHLISLENPPNWVNVGTGVDCSIRELAEKVAAVVGFGGELRFDPSKPDGTPRKLTDITRIRETGWAPEISLDEGIASTYALFLEGLEAKTIRL
- a CDS encoding putative toxin-antitoxin system toxin component, PIN family, which encodes MRVVFDTNVVVSACFWRGAPLNCLQLWAERQIECAITPHLLAEYEETYEELCLQYPEREPIPWVDLLRASAPMVFPVERATGATPDPFDEMVLECALAAKADVLLSGDKEHLQPLKEFRGIPILSPANFLRRDKF
- a CDS encoding AbrB/MazE/SpoVT family DNA-binding domain-containing protein codes for the protein MVTKVSSKGQIVLPKALREEANISEGDELEVGLASGFVVLRKPEPLDPTTVRRLLRKAQKSSEISEEDQDAVDRAIQRVRSRAS
- a CDS encoding OmpA family protein, with translation MDPSATVVGSPTRPEDDFVPNENPFPLVDPGGYNEDLFNEGLVERDPNFDILNGNQVRGVFPTIYFDFDQSFVRPVDRSALDGVADSMRAAPGDYLLIEGYCDWKGTTEYNLALGDRRATSVKDYLVSLGIEPTRIEILSKGDLEAVPDAGADGRALDRRAELVIVRAN
- the tgt gene encoding tRNA guanosine(34) transglycosylase Tgt; its protein translation is MDRFSFKIVSNDRTTAARVGQLVTPHGAIETPNFIFCATKAAIKGVPIDQVREAGADIILSNTYHLLLQPGPELVARHGGLHQMTGWNGPMLTDSGGFQIFSIGHGWIADEIKGRRKIGAEGPGVKISEEGARFRSYVDGREILLTPESSIQTQRQLGADFILVLDECTPFHVDREYTSRSMEMSHRWAVRSRAEFDRNNDETQALYGIVQGGVYEDLRRESAEFVAHQPFFGQAIGGSLGSDKSQMVEVAGWARKHLRDDRPTHLLGIGGLTDLWEGAALGIDTFDCVHPTRLARHGGALCVPWENEGREHLNLKNSRFREDLRPLDERLPPSASRNFSRAYIHHLLKAGESLGGQLLAIHNIAFMSWMAGEIRRSIREGRFKSEMKRWTTHQ
- the ileS gene encoding isoleucine--tRNA ligase; protein product: MNSLKETLNLPQTDFPMRAGLVQREPERVTHWQKVDLYGSMQKKNADALDEFLLHDGPPFTNGDVHIGTALNKVLKDGIVRFQSMKGRRAPYIPGWDCHGLPIEHKVARSMKEAGRELGPTEMREACAEFSREFIEKQRGQFIRLGVQADWANEYRTMNPVYEAGILRTFSEFVRKDLVYRSKKPVYWSIPCRTALAEAEIEYKDHVSPAIYVSFPITDSESVVIWTTTPWTLPANLAIAVHPRLSYARVRVGEKSFWIAESLVSEVANACGWKDYSVEESVEGAKLAGREARHPFIDRPSPMVSAEYVTATTGTGCVHLAPGHGIDDYVVGLQNSLEVYSPLDDSGRYLDDGRVPLELVGKSVLERNGRSEANDGVLKILSEKKVLLANEPHEHSYPHCWRSKTPVVFRAMDQWFVALDRDGLRSKALDAIGSVQWEPAWGENRIRGAVESRPDWCISRQRTWGVPIPAFFDDQGTPFIDAEVIGSIAKRVESEGCNFWFEESAEEILASMDLPEGWDPADLRPGRDTLDVWIDSGCSHRAVLKERNMSWPADLYIEGSDQHRGWFQSSLWTSMIADGSPPYRKILTHGFVVGQDGRKISKSDGKPQTADSFVNEFGADIVRLWISSEDYRNDIPVSGEILKNVSQTYRNIRNTLRFQIGNLFDFNPELDWVGEESLDPLDRWALARLSALVQTVERAYEEFAFHRVYQEISRFCAQTLSATYHDILKDRLYTLAPSNPLRRSSQTVLFRICDALCRILNPVLSFTADEAYSFLHDRSEYGGDPVQLAGWPEISLARESDSSAADVEKVLRFKSTYVNDALEEKRKAKEIASSLDAKVVISGDENSEDFRLLREFEKFLPELFIVSAVELLPNEGVLSVEASHADGVKCPRTWRWVPRLVATEQWGEVSERCAEALEEILRENPSTV
- a CDS encoding TraR/DksA C4-type zinc finger protein yields the protein MPTKKKTVTKKVSAKKVAKKVAKKAAAKRATKSTKKTVAKRGVTKKAVSKKTVPKKSVGKKSATKKIAVKSAKKKAVARKKVAKEKEKAEESESTVGVEEVTRRVTEALKRRGPKTGEEEARKGQPVVFNLEDLRSYLKNRKSAPPDVDEKPKKKAAEKPVKAAVKEVQSPTRAKQSFGAASVADLLGFDPMATTSAPEPSQSSEEGVPKKFISYFRALVKLHDEVAEGLNRHSEETLNRSNKEDSGDLSSYGQHMADAGTDSFDRDFALSMVSSEQEALYEIDEAIRRIREGAYGVCEITGKAISRDRLKAVPFTRYSVEGQIEVERGRVRKVQKAGIQGFDGEDSPVVADDDDE
- the lspA gene encoding signal peptidase II, which encodes MLANLRAYRLFWVLAGAVLVFDQATKAWIDAILPFPTYFPNGGPGGESPIVIIPGFFQLVHIGNEGAAWGLLSGYRSVLILVAIGALVAIYCFRRSLELTLPVMQVAFGLIVGGIVGNLLDRIIYHHVVDFLDVHLPGIAFLGIPPYRWPAFNVADSAICCGVIFYLILSFFPPKGSQAYLEKQTNAKRSGSDRESS